From Plasmodium knowlesi strain H genome assembly, chromosome: 6, one genomic window encodes:
- a CDS encoding MORN repeat-containing protein 1, putative, whose protein sequence is MATSTLTEETHCYNGNIKDGLFHGRGILMYSRNEKYEGDFVYGKREGKGKFTYADGATYEGDWVDDKIHGKGTAKFVSGNVYEGEWDNGRINGFGILKYNNGDIYEGEWLDGKMHGRGTYTYEDGDVYVGEWKNDKRHGKGCVKYKGSENKIAETYEGDWFEGKMQGKGTYFFADGGIYEGDWVDGKMEGKGVYKFLNGNKYDGDWSNDMKNGYGVLTYVNGEMYEGYWKDDKVHGKGTLTYSRGDKYIGEWKFAKKSGQGELIYASGDKFKGEWKNDKANGFGVLVYSNGNKYEGEWVDDQRHGFGTFTCKEDGSIYAGHFAFNRKEGRGTLTFVGGNVLEGLWTMGVLTKVSKFQLSPASPWHDPDL, encoded by the coding sequence ATGGCCACTAGCACCCTGACCGAGGAAACCCACTGCTACAACGGAAACATCAAGGATGGACTGTTCCACGGGCGTGGAATTTTGATGTACTCCCGGAATGAAAAGTACGAAGGGGATTTCGTATACGGGAagagagaagggaaggggaaatttaCCTATGCCGACGGTGCAACATACGAAGGAGACTGGGTTGACGATAAAATTCATGGGAAAGGAACAGCAAAGTTTGTCAGTGGAAATGTGTACGAAGGGGAGTGGGACAACGGAAGGATAAATGGGTTTGGAATTCTAAAGTACAACAATGGGGACATCTACGAAGGTGAATGGTTAGACGGGAAAATGCATGGTAGGGGCACCTACACATATGAAGATGGGGATGTATATGTAGGTGAGTGGAAGAATGATAAAAGACATGGGAAAGGTTGCGTTAAGTACAAaggaagtgaaaataaaattgcggAGACCTATGAAGGAGATTGGTTTGAGGGGAAGATGCAAGGAAAAGGAACGTACTTTTTTGCTGATGGAGGAATATACGAAGGAGATTGGGttgatggaaaaatggaagggaaaggagttTACAAGTTTTTAAATGGCAATAAGTATGATGGCGATTGGTCTAATGACATGAAAAATGGATACGGCGTATTGACTTACGTGAATGGAGAAATGTACGAAGGGTACTGGAAAGATGATAAAGTGCATGGAAAGGGAACCCTTACTTATAGTAGGGGAGATAAATACATAGGGGAATGGAAATTTGCCAAGAAATCTGGCCAAGGCGAACTCATTTATGCTTCCGGGGATAAATTCAAaggggaatggaaaaatgataagGCCAATGGCTTTGGTGTTTTGGTTTATTCCAATGGAAACAAATACGAAGGGGAGTGGGTTGATGATCAGAGACATGGGTTTGGGACGTTCACTTGCAAAGAAGACGGTAGTATTTATGCAGGGCACTTCGCTTTCAATCGGAAGGAAGGCAGAGGTACGTTGACCTTCGTCGGCGGCAACGTCTTGGAAGGCTTGTGGACCATGGGTGTCCTCACCAAGGTAAGCAAATTTCAGTTGTCTCCCGCATCCCCCTGGCATGATCCGGACCTTTGA